One part of the Tunicatimonas pelagia genome encodes these proteins:
- the lpxA gene encoding acyl-ACP--UDP-N-acetylglucosamine O-acyltransferase has protein sequence MNQPLAYIHPEAKIASNVVIEPFSTIHKNVVIKEGTWIGPNVTIMEGARIGRNCKVFPGAVISAVPQDLKFAGEETTAEIGDNTVIRECVTINRGTVDRYKTAIGSNTLLMAYVHIAHDCAIGDNCILANSVQVAGHVIIGDSAFIGGMSAVHQFAKLGAHAMVSGGSLVRKDVPPFIRAAREPLGYSGVNSIGLRRRGFSNEKINEIQEIYRMIYLSGMNNSTALDQIEITMNPSRERDEILRFMHGSERGIIRGFDQ, from the coding sequence ATGAACCAACCCTTAGCGTATATTCACCCCGAAGCCAAAATCGCTAGTAACGTAGTGATTGAACCTTTCAGCACTATCCATAAAAATGTCGTTATCAAAGAAGGCACCTGGATTGGCCCTAATGTAACTATTATGGAAGGGGCGCGAATTGGCCGAAATTGCAAGGTATTCCCCGGCGCAGTAATTTCTGCAGTACCACAGGATTTAAAATTTGCTGGAGAAGAGACTACCGCTGAAATTGGCGATAATACTGTCATCCGCGAATGTGTGACCATTAACCGGGGTACGGTTGATCGTTATAAAACTGCCATCGGAAGCAATACACTGCTCATGGCCTACGTACACATTGCCCATGACTGTGCCATTGGCGACAACTGTATTTTAGCCAACTCCGTGCAAGTTGCCGGACACGTAATTATCGGTGATTCTGCTTTCATTGGAGGAATGAGTGCAGTTCATCAGTTTGCTAAGCTAGGGGCGCACGCTATGGTTTCAGGTGGGTCTTTAGTTCGTAAAGATGTGCCTCCGTTTATTCGGGCGGCCCGCGAACCTCTAGGCTACAGTGGGGTCAACTCTATTGGCTTACGGCGACGGGGCTTTTCTAATGAGAAAATCAACGAGATACAGGAAATCTACCGCATGATCTACCTCAGCGGAATGAACAATTCTACGGCTCTTGACCAGATAGAAATTACCATGAACCCTTCTCGGGAGCGGGATGAAATTCTTCGGTTCATGCATGGCTCTGAGCGAGGCATCATACGAGGATTTGATCAGTAA
- a CDS encoding RNA polymerase sigma factor: protein MANRKKFLDQLHQHQGLIHSLCRSYFANAEDREDAFQEIVLQLWKSYPSFRGDSAVSTWMYQVALRTIFNLLRQHQFTFATLPEQLSGNDAKDTETIRVALSVLNPEDRALLILHLEGYQYREIAEINLMTVTNVSTRLNRIRQKLRSLFQSEMI from the coding sequence ATGGCAAATCGAAAGAAATTTCTTGACCAACTACATCAGCATCAGGGGCTAATTCATAGCCTGTGCCGTAGTTACTTTGCCAATGCCGAAGATCGGGAAGATGCCTTTCAGGAAATTGTGCTGCAACTTTGGAAATCCTACCCATCGTTTCGGGGCGATTCAGCCGTGAGCACCTGGATGTACCAAGTAGCTCTTCGGACGATTTTCAATTTGCTTCGCCAGCATCAGTTTACGTTTGCTACCCTTCCGGAGCAACTAAGCGGGAATGATGCAAAAGATACCGAAACGATTCGAGTAGCACTTAGCGTGCTGAATCCCGAAGATCGGGCTTTGCTTATTCTCCACTTAGAAGGGTACCAGTATCGAGAGATTGCGGAAATAAATTTGATGACGGTTACTAATGTCAGCACGCGCCTCAACCGGATTCGACAAAAATTACGCTCACTCTTTCAATCGGAGATGATATGA
- a CDS encoding ABC transporter ATP-binding protein: MALSEASYEDLISKQPSFVRIELEQVGKKFQRGQHSGNLGLGEWIFRGITLTFQQQQSYAFTGPNGSGKSTLLLILAGLLPPSKGKIHYYQKEKPVDEETIFRHISMSAPYMELIEEFTLEEFLSFHTTLKPFKPGVTANQLLERTGLTAARQKYIYQFSSGMKQRLKLGISFYSQSPVLLLDEPCSNLDQQGIQWYQEEIKQHIAEKLVIICSNQSFEYDFCDQIIDITQFKR, encoded by the coding sequence ATGGCTCTGAGCGAGGCATCATACGAGGATTTGATCAGTAAGCAGCCTTCGTTTGTGCGTATTGAACTAGAGCAGGTAGGCAAGAAATTTCAGCGTGGTCAGCATTCGGGAAACCTGGGACTTGGCGAGTGGATTTTTCGGGGTATTACCCTTACGTTTCAGCAACAGCAATCGTACGCTTTTACTGGACCTAACGGCAGCGGGAAGTCCACGTTATTACTTATTCTGGCCGGATTACTTCCTCCCTCAAAAGGAAAAATTCATTACTACCAGAAAGAAAAACCAGTAGATGAAGAAACGATATTTCGCCATATCAGTATGTCGGCACCGTACATGGAACTCATTGAAGAGTTTACACTGGAAGAATTTCTATCTTTTCACACTACGCTAAAACCTTTCAAACCAGGGGTAACGGCGAACCAATTGCTGGAGCGAACCGGACTCACTGCGGCTCGTCAAAAGTATATTTACCAGTTTTCTTCCGGTATGAAGCAACGACTAAAACTGGGAATTTCTTTTTACTCCCAAAGCCCCGTATTGCTACTCGACGAGCCTTGTTCTAATTTAGATCAGCAAGGAATACAGTGGTATCAAGAAGAAATTAAACAGCACATTGCCGAAAAGCTGGTAATCATTTGCTCCAATCAATCATTTGAGTACGATTTCTGCGACCAGATCATTGATATTACACAATTTAAACGCTAA
- a CDS encoding bifunctional UDP-3-O-[3-hydroxymyristoyl] N-acetylglucosamine deacetylase/3-hydroxyacyl-ACP dehydratase has product MNIRQHTIQKSVTVSGVGLHTGVPANMTFLPAKPNHGIKFQRTDLEGEPTVDADVDNVVDLSRGTTIEQSGARINTVEHTLAALVGMEIDNVLIQLDGPEPPIMDGSAKPYIDALAEAGTEEQSALRNFFEVKESVHFQDSSRNVEIAALPLNDYRVTVMVDYNSPVLGSQHATLNDIKDFSKDIAACRTFCFLHELEMLHKNNLIQGGDLNNAIVVVDKKVDNDELDYLADLFNKPKVEVREEGILNNVELRYKNEPARHKLLDMVGDLALVGRPIKAQILAARPGHAANVAFAKKLKKAMKARDNSNVPHFDTQLPPVLDINQISNMLPHRYPFLMIDKIYHLDDTTVCSTKNVTMNEPFFQGHFPGNPVMPGVLQVEAMVQTGGILVLNTVPDPENYWTYFLAIEHCRFRKMVLPGDTLTIKCELLAPIKRGIAKMRGEAYVGKNLVCEATMSASIVRKSS; this is encoded by the coding sequence ATGAACATTAGGCAACACACTATACAAAAGTCGGTAACCGTCTCAGGAGTTGGGTTACATACGGGAGTACCGGCTAATATGACCTTCTTACCCGCTAAACCTAATCACGGAATCAAATTTCAGCGCACTGACTTGGAAGGGGAACCTACCGTAGATGCTGATGTAGATAATGTGGTAGACCTTTCCCGGGGAACCACCATTGAACAGAGCGGTGCCCGCATTAATACTGTTGAGCATACATTAGCCGCGCTGGTAGGCATGGAGATTGACAATGTGCTCATTCAGCTCGATGGCCCCGAACCACCTATTATGGATGGTAGTGCTAAACCCTATATCGATGCTTTGGCAGAAGCTGGCACCGAAGAGCAAAGTGCGTTGCGTAATTTCTTCGAAGTAAAGGAAAGCGTTCACTTTCAAGATTCTTCCCGCAATGTAGAAATTGCGGCCCTTCCCTTGAATGATTATCGGGTTACGGTAATGGTTGACTACAACTCTCCGGTACTAGGCAGCCAGCACGCTACCCTCAATGACATTAAGGATTTCTCTAAAGATATTGCCGCCTGCCGTACTTTCTGCTTTCTGCACGAGTTGGAGATGTTACATAAAAATAACTTAATCCAAGGGGGCGATCTTAACAACGCTATTGTGGTAGTTGATAAGAAAGTAGATAATGATGAGCTAGATTACTTAGCCGATCTGTTCAATAAGCCCAAAGTAGAGGTACGGGAAGAAGGGATTTTGAACAACGTAGAGCTTCGCTATAAGAACGAGCCTGCCCGACATAAGCTACTAGACATGGTAGGTGATTTGGCGTTGGTAGGCCGTCCCATTAAAGCGCAGATTTTGGCCGCTCGCCCGGGTCACGCTGCCAATGTAGCCTTTGCTAAGAAGCTGAAGAAAGCCATGAAGGCAAGGGATAATTCCAATGTGCCTCATTTTGATACCCAGCTTCCCCCAGTGCTAGATATCAATCAGATTAGTAACATGCTACCGCATCGGTATCCGTTTTTGATGATTGATAAAATTTATCACCTAGATGACACTACCGTTTGTAGTACAAAAAATGTTACTATGAACGAGCCTTTCTTTCAGGGTCATTTTCCGGGTAACCCAGTGATGCCGGGCGTACTACAGGTGGAAGCTATGGTGCAAACCGGCGGTATCTTGGTACTTAATACCGTACCTGACCCCGAAAATTATTGGACCTACTTTTTAGCCATTGAGCACTGCCGTTTTAGGAAAATGGTATTGCCCGGCGACACTCTTACAATCAAATGTGAACTGCTGGCGCCTATTAAGCGAGGAATTGCCAAAATGCGTGGTGAGGCGTACGTGGGAAAAAACTTAGTCTGCGAAGCCACCATGTCGGCCAGCATAGTCCGAAAAAGCTCATGA
- the lpxD gene encoding UDP-3-O-(3-hydroxymyristoyl)glucosamine N-acyltransferase, with translation MEFSATYIAQLLDGEVQGDGTTKISKLGKIDDAEPGALAFLSNPKYEPAIYNTAASAVLVNKQFQPRQTVQTTLIRVEDPYSGFTTLLEEYHKLLNHDKVGTEEPTFAHESSQLGESLYRGAFSYIGANCKIGNNVKIYPQAYVGDNVVIGNHTIIHSGVKIYADSIIGSHCVIHAGAVIGSDGFGFAPQPDGTYKTIPQLGNVVIGHHVNIGANTTIDCATLGSTTIRDGVKLDNLIQIAHNVEIGENTVIAAQTGVSGSTKIGKNCVLAGQVGVVGHLTIGDRSTVGAQAGVGKSLKSDQIVLGSPAFDRKKYLRAYAAFRSLPDLIERINELEKKY, from the coding sequence ATAGAGTTCAGTGCTACGTACATTGCCCAGTTACTAGACGGAGAAGTCCAGGGTGATGGTACCACTAAGATAAGTAAGCTAGGCAAAATTGATGATGCCGAGCCTGGTGCGTTAGCTTTTCTTTCCAACCCTAAGTACGAACCTGCCATTTACAATACTGCCGCTAGTGCTGTGCTGGTTAACAAGCAGTTTCAACCCCGCCAAACCGTACAAACTACGCTTATTCGGGTAGAAGATCCATATTCAGGCTTTACCACGTTGCTGGAGGAGTACCACAAATTACTCAACCACGATAAAGTAGGTACAGAAGAACCCACTTTTGCTCACGAAAGTAGTCAGTTAGGTGAAAGCTTATACCGAGGAGCGTTTTCGTATATCGGGGCTAACTGCAAAATTGGAAACAATGTTAAAATTTACCCCCAAGCCTACGTGGGTGATAATGTGGTAATTGGCAACCATACCATTATTCATAGTGGGGTGAAGATTTACGCGGATAGCATTATTGGCTCGCACTGCGTGATTCACGCCGGAGCCGTAATTGGCAGCGATGGTTTTGGTTTTGCCCCGCAGCCCGATGGCACTTACAAAACAATTCCTCAACTGGGCAATGTAGTCATTGGCCACCACGTAAACATTGGTGCCAACACAACTATCGATTGCGCTACGTTGGGCTCTACTACTATTCGCGACGGAGTAAAATTAGACAACCTCATCCAGATTGCTCATAATGTAGAAATTGGTGAAAATACGGTGATTGCTGCCCAAACCGGAGTGTCTGGGTCAACCAAAATTGGCAAAAACTGCGTTCTGGCCGGACAGGTAGGCGTTGTAGGGCATCTCACTATCGGTGATCGCTCAACCGTGGGTGCCCAGGCCGGGGTGGGAAAATCGCTTAAGTCTGACCAAATTGTGTTAGGCAGCCCCGCATTTGACCGAAAGAAATACCTACGAGCGTACGCTGCTTTCAGAAGCTTACCCGATCTAATTGAGAGAATCAATGAACTTGAAAAAAAATACTAA
- a CDS encoding MbcA/ParS/Xre antitoxin family protein, with translation MSQTDEDLFLLLLIALLGFITSFDNNMMSSSVPISTLSKNLLADMTSEEKLATVNTALLDIPSYELDPTPLSGSTLKIIYLIYKELGIDLNTILPISQARLYRQFHKEDVDLAIKDSLITIARLVDKGLTTFGEWSRFQEWLYGRVENLAGRRPIDLVALQTGRYEVSQTLERIEYGLYG, from the coding sequence TTGTCACAGACTGATGAAGATTTATTTCTACTGCTGCTCATTGCACTTTTAGGGTTTATTACTTCTTTTGATAATAATATGATGTCATCAAGTGTTCCTATTTCTACGCTTTCAAAAAATCTGCTGGCTGATATGACTAGCGAAGAGAAATTGGCAACTGTGAACACAGCATTATTAGATATTCCTAGTTATGAACTTGATCCAACTCCGTTATCGGGTTCTACGCTAAAAATTATCTACCTAATATACAAAGAGTTAGGTATTGATTTAAATACCATTCTACCTATCAGTCAGGCGCGCTTATACCGCCAGTTTCATAAGGAAGATGTTGACTTGGCCATCAAAGATAGCTTGATTACTATTGCTCGCTTAGTAGATAAAGGGTTAACTACGTTTGGCGAATGGTCACGTTTTCAGGAATGGCTGTATGGAAGGGTGGAAAACCTGGCTGGACGCCGCCCCATCGATTTAGTAGCTTTACAGACGGGACGCTATGAGGTAAGTCAGACCCTCGAACGCATTGAGTACGGCTTGTATGGCTGA
- a CDS encoding endonuclease MutS2, whose protein sequence is MLYPNTIEEKIGFDQIRQLLKEHCSSSLGTYYVDKIQFSDDYDHISKLLYQTEEFQQILQEEQSFPSGNYLDVRPQLAKAKTPGIFLSEEEFHQVQLSLDTIIRCQSFFKTSDEEQPYPYLARLSEHVGVPPSLLGSIRKIIDEKGHMRNNASKELQDIRRTMLGEQSRLRKVLDQIMRQARQQGYTSDDASVTIRGGRMVIPIQAEYKRRIKGFVHDESATGQTVYLEPAEVLDINNEIRDLEYRERREITKILTQLTDELRPHLKELRYAYQFLGMMDFIRAKARLAQQLEAVCPKLEKKRLVDWQEARHPLLYLSHQAQNKPVIPLTIELSADQRILVISGPNAGGKSICLKTVALVQYMLQCGLLAPMGEQSTAGIFQNIFIDIGDEQSLENDLSTYSSHLTNMNYFVKLADQKTLILIDEFGTGTEPQFGGAIAEAILSDLNQKKVFGVITTHYSNLKEFADRADGIINGAMRFDTDELEPLYQLEIGKPGSSFALEIARKIGLQSSILNQAKELVGVEHVQYEKMLSELENEKNKYEQLTQNLAAKEKRISTTTQEYEELREHLKSERKRILAEAKQEASQLLQNTNQRIENTIRTIKEKNAERESTKQVRQELEDWKQQVKPKKSEIKSRPKKAKIAREEGPIQAGDAVRVKENGAIGEVLSLKNNQAEILIGALKSNIKLNRLEKVAKQSLKKLQKSLATSGSRSIDLNEKRAEFSSSLDLRGKRAEEVIPQLENWVDEAAMFGAGELRIVHGKGNGVLREIVRNYLNTHPSVSRFQEEHIERGGSGVTLAYLH, encoded by the coding sequence TTGCTGTATCCTAACACCATAGAAGAAAAAATTGGCTTCGACCAAATTCGGCAGTTGCTGAAAGAACATTGCAGTAGTTCTTTAGGAACGTATTACGTAGATAAAATTCAGTTTTCGGATGACTACGACCACATCAGTAAACTGCTATATCAGACCGAAGAGTTTCAGCAAATCTTGCAGGAAGAACAGTCCTTTCCTTCGGGAAATTATCTGGACGTACGTCCGCAATTAGCCAAGGCGAAAACTCCCGGCATTTTTCTCTCCGAAGAAGAATTTCACCAGGTTCAGCTATCGCTAGATACCATCATTCGTTGCCAATCTTTTTTCAAAACTTCTGATGAAGAACAACCCTACCCGTATTTGGCCCGCCTCAGCGAGCACGTAGGAGTACCCCCTAGTTTGCTGGGAAGTATCAGGAAAATCATTGATGAAAAGGGGCACATGCGTAACAACGCTAGCAAAGAGTTGCAGGATATTCGTAGAACCATGTTAGGCGAACAGTCTCGCTTACGAAAGGTACTCGATCAGATTATGCGACAGGCCCGCCAGCAGGGTTACACATCCGATGATGCCTCGGTCACAATCCGGGGAGGGCGCATGGTAATTCCCATTCAGGCGGAATACAAACGGCGCATCAAGGGGTTTGTACACGATGAGTCAGCTACCGGGCAAACCGTTTATCTGGAACCCGCCGAGGTGCTAGATATTAACAATGAGATTCGGGACTTAGAATATCGGGAGCGTCGGGAGATTACTAAGATCTTAACTCAGCTCACGGATGAGTTACGGCCTCATCTGAAAGAACTACGGTACGCTTATCAGTTTCTGGGGATGATGGACTTCATTCGGGCCAAGGCACGATTAGCTCAGCAACTGGAAGCAGTTTGTCCCAAGCTGGAGAAAAAGCGATTGGTCGATTGGCAAGAAGCCCGACATCCATTATTGTATCTATCGCACCAAGCCCAGAACAAACCAGTCATTCCGCTGACGATAGAATTAAGTGCCGATCAGCGAATTTTAGTTATCTCGGGGCCCAATGCTGGGGGTAAATCGATCTGTCTGAAAACGGTGGCTTTGGTGCAGTATATGCTTCAGTGTGGCTTACTCGCACCAATGGGCGAACAATCCACCGCCGGAATCTTTCAAAATATTTTTATTGATATTGGCGATGAACAATCCCTAGAGAACGATCTGAGTACCTACAGTTCGCACCTCACCAATATGAATTACTTTGTGAAACTGGCTGACCAGAAAACACTAATTCTGATTGATGAATTTGGTACTGGTACCGAACCGCAGTTCGGCGGTGCCATTGCTGAAGCTATTCTCAGTGATTTAAACCAAAAGAAAGTATTCGGAGTCATCACCACACATTATTCTAATCTGAAGGAATTTGCTGACCGAGCCGACGGAATTATCAACGGGGCAATGCGCTTCGATACAGATGAACTGGAACCGCTCTACCAATTAGAAATAGGCAAACCCGGTAGCTCCTTTGCTCTGGAAATTGCTCGGAAAATCGGTTTGCAATCATCTATCTTAAATCAGGCGAAAGAGCTAGTAGGAGTAGAGCACGTGCAATACGAGAAGATGCTGAGCGAGCTGGAAAACGAGAAAAATAAGTACGAGCAGCTTACGCAGAATTTAGCCGCCAAGGAAAAGCGTATTTCTACCACTACTCAAGAGTACGAAGAACTGCGGGAACACTTGAAAAGCGAGCGTAAGCGTATTCTGGCTGAAGCCAAGCAAGAAGCCAGTCAGCTTTTGCAAAATACTAACCAACGGATTGAGAACACCATCCGCACCATTAAGGAAAAGAATGCTGAGCGAGAGAGCACCAAGCAGGTTCGGCAAGAACTAGAAGACTGGAAACAGCAAGTAAAACCTAAAAAATCTGAAATAAAATCCCGTCCGAAGAAAGCAAAAATTGCTAGAGAAGAAGGGCCGATTCAGGCAGGGGATGCAGTACGAGTGAAAGAAAATGGAGCGATTGGCGAAGTGCTGTCACTAAAAAATAATCAAGCCGAAATTCTAATTGGCGCTCTCAAATCAAACATAAAGCTGAATCGCCTTGAGAAAGTTGCTAAGCAATCGTTAAAAAAACTGCAAAAGAGTCTTGCTACATCTGGTAGTCGTAGTATTGATCTGAACGAAAAGCGGGCGGAGTTTAGTAGCAGTTTAGATTTACGGGGCAAACGGGCGGAAGAAGTTATTCCCCAGTTAGAAAATTGGGTAGACGAAGCCGCGATGTTCGGGGCAGGCGAACTACGGATTGTTCACGGCAAAGGAAATGGGGTGCTGCGCGAGATTGTTCGTAACTACTTAAATACCCACCCTTCGGTATCACGATTTCAGGAAGAACACATTGAGCGAGGTGGCTCCGGCGTAACGCTGGCGTATTTGCACTAA
- a CDS encoding HD domain-containing protein, producing MNKRKVFNDPVYGFINIPSELIFDIIEHPYVQRLRRIRQMGLAHLVYPGALHTRFNHALGAMHLMQNTVDSLRNKGQEISDDECEALLIAILLHDVGHAPFSHALEYTLLDVSHEEMSRLIMKRLAQELGGNLPLAYQIFTNRYERKFFHQLVASQLDIDRLDYLKRDCFYTGVSEGEIGADRIIKMLDVRNDEVVVEEKGIYSIENFLHARRLMYWQVYLHKASVSAEKMMVAIIQRAQHLLTVGAEVPASSCLSLFLEQSLSLADIEQNEKHLEHYTELDDIDIWYAIKNWQQHPDRALSTLSQMLLQRQLFRIRLFNQPLPAEAINRLQQQAQQEMQLNQDEVAYFLYYGEVSNAAYAAGDQKINILTKEGKIFDVVEASDLPYVKAMSQIVKKYYVCWPKNLALQAEAV from the coding sequence TTGAATAAGAGAAAAGTTTTCAACGATCCGGTTTACGGGTTTATTAATATCCCCAGCGAACTTATTTTTGATATTATTGAGCACCCCTATGTACAGCGGTTACGGCGCATTCGGCAGATGGGGTTAGCTCACTTGGTGTATCCGGGCGCACTGCACACCCGGTTCAATCATGCCCTGGGTGCCATGCATCTGATGCAAAATACCGTTGATAGCCTTCGCAACAAGGGACAGGAAATCTCAGATGATGAATGTGAGGCACTGTTGATTGCCATTCTGCTGCACGATGTAGGCCATGCCCCGTTTTCTCATGCGCTAGAATATACCCTTTTGGATGTAAGTCACGAAGAGATGTCGCGACTCATTATGAAACGGCTGGCGCAGGAGTTGGGTGGTAACTTACCACTGGCCTACCAAATTTTCACTAACCGGTACGAGCGCAAATTTTTTCATCAGCTCGTAGCCAGCCAACTGGATATTGACCGACTGGATTACCTCAAGCGAGACTGTTTTTACACCGGAGTATCGGAGGGCGAAATTGGAGCCGACCGCATCATTAAAATGCTAGACGTGCGGAACGACGAGGTAGTGGTGGAGGAAAAAGGAATCTACAGCATCGAGAATTTCCTTCATGCCCGCCGACTGATGTACTGGCAAGTATACTTGCACAAAGCCAGCGTAAGTGCTGAAAAAATGATGGTGGCCATTATCCAACGAGCCCAACACCTATTAACTGTGGGAGCTGAGGTACCCGCTTCCTCTTGCCTCTCTTTGTTCCTAGAACAATCATTATCCCTAGCTGATATTGAGCAAAATGAAAAGCATCTGGAGCACTACACCGAGTTGGATGACATTGATATTTGGTACGCTATTAAAAACTGGCAGCAACACCCTGACCGCGCGCTGTCTACCCTGAGCCAGATGCTGCTTCAGCGACAATTATTCAGAATCAGACTCTTCAACCAACCCCTACCTGCCGAAGCAATCAACCGCTTACAACAACAGGCTCAGCAAGAAATGCAATTAAATCAAGATGAAGTAGCCTACTTTTTATACTATGGAGAAGTGAGCAATGCTGCTTACGCAGCCGGGGATCAAAAAATCAATATTCTGACCAAAGAGGGCAAGATTTTTGACGTAGTAGAGGCATCCGATTTACCTTACGTGAAGGCAATGAGCCAGATCGTAAAAAAGTATTATGTTTGCTGGCCAAAGAATTTGGCACTTCAAGCAGAAGCGGTCTGA
- the lgt gene encoding prolipoprotein diacylglyceryl transferase: MLLCTHLSLFSAVAADFMLFAFIQWTVSPEIVDLGFFTLRWYSLLFTTGILLSYYIVRKQFEQAKLPNEVFESLVMHVLVGMIVGMRLGHFLFYEPDAFLDRPLEIFLPVSFTPELRFTGYAGLASHGGAIGILISLWLFYRKYPKVSVWFVLDQLALVAPLVGAFIRLGNFFNSEMIGHPTSMPWAFVFPLVDQLPRHPAQLYEVASYLFIFAGLIAWKSRTRNRPAGLIFSGLLINLFSARFVIEFFKINQVAFESNFVLNMGQLLSLPFIAIGIILYYSRRTKSIAIS, translated from the coding sequence ATGCTGCTATGTACGCATCTATCATTGTTCTCTGCGGTGGCTGCTGACTTTATGCTTTTTGCTTTTATACAATGGACAGTTTCACCCGAAATTGTTGATCTGGGCTTTTTCACCCTGCGCTGGTACAGTCTACTATTCACTACGGGAATTCTACTCAGTTATTACATTGTCCGCAAGCAGTTCGAGCAGGCAAAACTACCGAATGAAGTATTTGAATCGCTAGTAATGCATGTGTTGGTAGGCATGATTGTTGGAATGCGACTGGGGCACTTTTTATTTTACGAACCTGATGCTTTTTTAGATCGTCCCCTCGAGATTTTTCTGCCAGTTAGTTTCACTCCCGAACTACGTTTTACGGGTTACGCTGGTTTAGCTAGTCATGGCGGAGCTATTGGCATTCTGATCAGCCTGTGGCTTTTTTACCGTAAGTACCCTAAAGTATCTGTTTGGTTTGTATTAGACCAACTGGCACTAGTTGCTCCGCTGGTCGGAGCATTCATCCGCTTAGGAAATTTTTTCAACTCCGAAATGATCGGGCATCCTACCTCCATGCCCTGGGCTTTTGTATTTCCATTGGTAGATCAACTACCCCGGCATCCGGCGCAGCTCTACGAAGTAGCAAGCTATCTGTTTATTTTCGCTGGGCTAATTGCTTGGAAGTCTCGCACACGCAATCGGCCAGCAGGGCTAATTTTTAGCGGATTACTCATCAACTTATTTTCCGCCCGCTTTGTGATAGAATTTTTCAAGATCAATCAGGTAGCTTTTGAGAGTAACTTCGTACTGAATATGGGTCAGTTGCTCAGCCTGCCTTTCATCGCTATCGGGATCATTTTGTACTACTCTCGCCGCACAAAGTCAATAGCGATTTCGTAA